The Lycium barbarum isolate Lr01 chromosome 10, ASM1917538v2, whole genome shotgun sequence genome includes a region encoding these proteins:
- the LOC132612848 gene encoding uncharacterized protein LOC132612848: MSDESTEVAKVTESKLMDSSHLYYLHSSDFPGMNLVNSTFDGKGYGGWRRSVLIALSAKNKIGFIDGTCKEPAIDSIDHKLWNRCNDMVLSWLLNSLSKEIFDSVIYSKTAKALWTDLEERFGQSNGAKLYHLQKELSDLVQGSNDIATYFTKLK; the protein is encoded by the coding sequence ATGAGTGATGAATCAACTGAGGTAGCTAAGGTGACTGAATCCAAGTTAATGGATTCTAGTCACCTCTATTATCTTCATTCATCAGATTTCCCTGGTATGAATCTGGTAAACTCCACCTTTGATGGCAAAGGGTATGGAGGCTGGCGTAGGTCAGTTCTCATTGCTTTATCAGCCAAAAATAAAATAGGTTTTATAGATGGCACATGTAAAGAACCTGCTATTGATTCCATAGATCACAAATTGTGGAACAGGTGTAATGACATGGTGTTGTCTTGGCTCTTAAATTCACTTTCAAAAGAAATTTTTGATAGTGTCATATACTCAAAAACTGCTAAAGCTTTATGGACAGACCTTGAGGAAAGGTTTGGTCAATCAAATGGGGCTAAGTTATACCATCTCCAAAAGGAACTAAGTGATTTAGTTCAGGGATCTAATGATATAGCAACATATTTTACCAAGTTGAAGTAA